One segment of Pseudanabaena sp. PCC 6802 DNA contains the following:
- the lepB gene encoding signal peptidase I has protein sequence MNTDLPTSKEPWLVVSLSGIFPGIGQIYAGKALKGWIFIGLALALLISAFWALLSPQGNSILALNLGLLSIGFSIWNLFDAHKSARESNDTDFEQLRRSNKDPWLAAFLSRIIPGIGHIYLRQWVVGAGLIALWIVLLSSSDFFVGLLEIVFGTVVSYHAYISAPTRRESSKKLILIFLSVYLIVLLAFTLLSAATRAFVVEPRYIPASSMEPTLQADDRLLIDKISYRLRKPLRTEIIAFNPPANPVTSDPKTVFVKRIIGMPGDRLSIQDGKVFINGQALSEPYVKEPTNYNLPTKGSNDCVQCFQPEQIVQVSGKPSFTVPPDRYWVMGDNRNNSLDSHIWGFLPAENIVGRGYLRYWPVDNRPRDLRE, from the coding sequence ATGAATACCGACCTACCTACTAGCAAAGAACCCTGGCTTGTGGTAAGCCTATCGGGAATTTTTCCGGGTATCGGGCAAATATATGCAGGCAAAGCACTTAAGGGATGGATTTTTATAGGTCTGGCACTGGCACTGCTTATATCAGCTTTTTGGGCTTTACTGAGTCCTCAGGGTAATTCCATCCTGGCGCTCAATTTAGGGTTGCTCTCTATAGGCTTTAGTATTTGGAATTTGTTTGATGCCCACAAATCTGCTAGGGAGAGCAACGATACTGATTTCGAGCAACTTAGACGCAGTAATAAAGATCCCTGGTTAGCAGCTTTCCTGTCTAGAATTATTCCTGGAATTGGGCATATCTATTTGCGGCAGTGGGTTGTTGGAGCTGGATTAATTGCTCTATGGATTGTTCTATTGAGTTCGTCAGATTTTTTTGTAGGATTACTTGAAATCGTATTTGGTACTGTCGTTTCCTATCATGCCTACATATCTGCACCCACTCGCCGAGAATCATCGAAAAAATTAATTTTAATTTTCCTAAGTGTCTATTTGATAGTACTGCTCGCATTTACACTACTGAGTGCAGCTACTAGAGCGTTTGTTGTTGAACCTCGATACATACCTGCTAGTTCGATGGAGCCAACATTGCAGGCAGACGATCGCCTTCTAATTGATAAGATCTCATATCGCCTGCGAAAACCATTGCGGACTGAAATAATAGCATTTAATCCACCTGCTAACCCTGTGACAAGTGACCCTAAAACGGTCTTTGTAAAACGAATAATTGGGATGCCGGGCGATCGCCTTAGCATTCAAGATGGGAAGGTATTTATCAACGGGCAAGCACTGAGCGAACCATACGTTAAGGAACCGACAAACTACAATCTACCTACGAAAGGTTCAAATGACTGCGTGCAATGCTTTCAGCCGGAGCAGATTGTCCAGGTTAGTGGTAAACCCAGCTTTACCGTGCCGCCAGATCGCTACTGGGTGATGGGCGATAATCGCAACAATAGCCTTGACTCTCATATTTGGGGCTTTTTACCTGCAGAGAATATCGTTGGGCGAGGTTATTTACGCTATTGGCCAGTTGATAACCGCCCCAGAGATTTAAGAGAGTAG
- the petN gene encoding cytochrome b6-f complex subunit PetN: protein MDILTFGWVALLGMFTLSIAFVVWGRNGL from the coding sequence ATGGATATTTTGACATTTGGTTGGGTGGCATTACTAGGCATGTTTACGCTGTCGATCGCCTTTGTGGTGTGGGGACGTAACGGTTTGTAG